From Medicago truncatula cultivar Jemalong A17 chromosome 7, MtrunA17r5.0-ANR, whole genome shotgun sequence, a single genomic window includes:
- the LOC25498987 gene encoding uncharacterized protein, whose product MKTMVTPLTRVSTFFRPIPYNALPFSPKPRFSFLPNSFTFTSLTPSLSMASSSQSTAQVVSSGDVNNKKDDVFQLIQAHQEKAARLPPVEEIRTVLDRSLRGTLSTFSKKYDGYPSGSMVDFACDANGCPILAVSDLAVHSKDLAANPKCSVLLARDPEDRTDLVITLHGDAIFVPEKDKEAIRAAYLARHPNAFWVDFGDFRFVRIEPKVVRFVSGVATALLGSGEFTGDEYKSAKVDPIAQFSKPVASHMNKDHGEDTKAIVQHWTSVPVDFADIIDLDRLGFNIKAGYKGDKFKLRVPFPRPAEDRKDVKTLIVEMLQAAKPQVN is encoded by the exons ATGAAGACTATGGTGACGCCATTGACAAGAGTCTCCACATTTTTTCGCCCAATTCCCTATAATGCCCTTCCCTTCTCCCCCAAACCACGCTTCTCTTTCTTACCAAACTCCTTCACCTTCACCTCTCTCACTCCTTCTCTTTCAATGGCTTCTTCTTCCCAATCCACTGCTCAG GTTGTTTCCTCTGGTGATGTCaacaataaaaaagatgatGTCTTTCAATTAATTCAAGCTCATCAG GAAAAAGCTGCAAGACTTCCACCAGTCGAAGAAATTCGAACTGTCCTTGATCGTAGTCTACGTGGGACGCTCTCCACATTCTCGAAG AAGTATGACGGTTATCCATCAGGATCTATGGTTGACTTTGCATGTGATGCAAATGGATGTCCTATATTAGCAGTGAGCGACTTGGCAGTTCATTCAAag GACTTAGCGGCTAATCCTAAATGTTCAGTGCTTTTGGCTAGAGATCCTGAAGATAGGACTGATTTGGTGATCACTTTACACGGTGACGCTATCTTT GTACCTGAAAAGGATAAAGAGGCCATACGAGCTGCATATTTGGCGAGACATCCCAATGCGTTTTGG GTTGACTTTGGAGACTTCCGATTTGTACGCATTGAACCAAAAGTTGTACGATTTGTGTCAGGTGTTGCCACAGCTTTGTTGGGATCAGGAG AGTTTACTGGAGATGAGTACAAATCAGCAAAAGTTGACCCCATTGCTCAGTTTTCCAAGCCAGTAGCG TCGCACATGAACAAAGATCACGGTGAAGATACTAAAGCGATTGTGCAGCACTGGACCTCAGTTCCG GTGGACTTTGCTGACATAATAGATTTGGATCGTCTAGGTTTCAATATTAAG gctgGTTATAAGGGAGATAAATTCAAGCTCCGTGTGCCTTTCCCTCGACCTGCAGAAGATAGAAA GGATGTTAAGACTCTCATTGTTGAGATGCTCCAAGCTGCTAAGCCTCAAGTTAATTGA
- the LOC25498988 gene encoding uncharacterized protein: METEERNQRACKATEPEFFLQWGNRKRLRCVRVKDPRISTRLNGGVIRRKLNSGVENHRSGVTEKESSHLHHHQQQPNRLTRNSDGTILRPAAGDNRKSASPEKEDRYYTTRGSAEDNGKGTCDVINGEEKALVWPKLYITLSSKEKEEDFLAMKGCKLPQRPKKRAKIIQRSLLLVSPGAWLTDMCQERYEVREKKSNKKRPRGLKAMGSVESDSE; the protein is encoded by the exons ATGGAGACAGAAGAGAGGAACCAAAGAGCATGTAAGGCAACAGAACCAGAGTTCTTCTTGCAGTGGGGAAACAGAAAGCGTTTGAGATGTGTGAGGGTGAAAGATCCTCGGATTTCAACTAGGCTTAACGGTGGTGTAATCAGAAGAAAGCTTAATTCTGGAGTGGAGAATCATCGTTCTGGTGTTACTGAGAAAGAAAGttctcatcttcatcatcatcaacaacaacctaATCGTCTCACAAG GAATTCCGATGGGACTATTCTACGGCCGGCTGCTGGAGATAACAGAAAATCGGCGTCGCCGGAGAAGGAAGATCGATACTACACAACAAGAGGGTCAGCAGAGGATAACGGTAAAGGCACCTGCGATGTTATCAATGGAGAAGAAAAAGCTCTTGTTTGGCCTAAGCTTTACATTACTCTCTCaagcaaagaaaaagaagaagattttCTTGCCATGAAAGGTTGTAAGCTTCCTCAGAGACCCAAAAAGAGGgccaaaatcattcaaagaaGCTTATTG TTGGTAAGTCCTGGAGCATGGTTGACTGATATGTGTCAAGAGAGATATGAAGTTAGGGAGAAGAAAAGTAACAAGAAG AGGCCAAGAGGATTGAAGGCTATGGGGAGTGTGGAAAGTGATTCTGAATGA